In Bifidobacterium scardovii JCM 12489 = DSM 13734, the genomic stretch CTTGATGTAGGACTCGACGGTATCGGCGATGAAGCGCTCGATATCCTCGTGGATGTCCTCGCCCTTGAGCACGGCCTGACGCTCGGCGTAGATGACCGTACGCTGCTTGTTCATCACGTCGTCGTACTTGAGCACGTTCTTGCGGATCTCGAAGTTGCGCGACTCGACGGCCTTCTGCGCGGTGCGCACACCCTTCGACACGCTCTTGGCCTCGATCGGCTCGCCCTCGGGCATGCCCTTGGCCATGACGCGCGCGACGAGCTGCGTGTTGAACAGACGCATCAGATCGTCCTCGAGGCTCAGGTAGAAGCGGGACTCGCCCGGGTCGCCCTGACGGCCGGAACGGCCGCGCAGCTGGTTGTCGATACGGCGGGACTCGTGACGCTCGGTGCCGAGCACGTACAGGCCGCCGAGATTGACGACCTCCTCATGCTCGTCCTTGACCTGCTCCTTGATCTCGGCGAGGGTGCCCGGCCAGCGCTTCTCGTACTCGTCCGGCGTGTCCTCGGGGGAATAGCCGTCGGCCTTGAGCTTGGCGTCGGCGAGGAACTCGACGTTGCCGCCGAGCATGATGTCGGTACCACGGCCGGCCATGTTGGTGGCCACGGTGACGGCGCCCTTGCGGCCGGCGACGGCCACGACGGCGGCCTCCTGCTCGTGCTGCTTCGCGTTGAGCACCTGGTGGGGGATCTTGGCCACGTCGAGCAGCGAGGAGACGACCTCGGAGGACTCGACGGAGGCGGTGCCCAGCAGCACCGGCTGCCCCTTGTGGTAGCGCTTGGCCACGTCCTTGACGATGGCGGCCAGCTTCTCCTTCTTGGTGCGGAAGATCAGATCGTCGTTGTCCTGGCGGATCATCGGCTTGTTGGTCGGGATCGGCAGCACGCCGAGCTTGTAGGTGCCCATGAACTCGGCGGCCTCGGTCTCGGCGGTACCGGTCATGCCGGCGAGCTTGTCGTACATGCGGAAGTAGTTCTGCAGCGTGATGGTCGCGAAGGTCTGGTTCTCGGCCTTGACCTCGACGCCCTCCTTCGCCTCGATGGCCTGGTGCAGGCCCTCGTTGTAGCGGCGGCCCGGCAGGATACGGCCGGTATGCTCGTCGACGATGAGCACCTCGCCGTTGGTGACGACGTAGTCGCGGTCGCGCAGGAAGAGCTCCTTGGCCTTGATCGCGTTGTTGAGGTAGCCGATCAGCGCGGTGTTGTTCGGCTCATACAGGTTGTCGATGCCGAGGAAGTCCTCGACCTTGGTGATGCCCGGATCGAGGATGCCGACGACCTTCTTCTTCTCGTCGACCTCGTAGTCCTCGTCGCGGATGAGCTTCGGGACCAAGCGGGCGAACTGGCGGTACCAACGGGTCACGTCGCCCTCGGCCGGGCCGGAGATGATCAACGGCGTACGGGCCTCGTCGATGAGGATGGAGTCGACCTCGTCGACGATGGCGAAGCGGTGGCCGCGCTGCACGAGGTCGCTCTTCTCCCACGCCATGTTGTCGCGAAGATAGTCGAAGCCGAACTCGTTGTTGGTGCCGTAGGTGATGTCGGCGTTGTACTGCTTGCGGCGCTCCGGCGGCTTCTGGTCGGTGATGATGCAGCCGACGTTCAGGCCCAGGAAGCGGTAGATGCGGCCCATGAGCTCGCTCTGGTAGCTGGCCAGGTAGTCGTTGACGGTCACGACGTGCACGCCCTTGCCCTCGAGCGCGTTGAGGTAGCTCGGCAGGGTGGCGACCAGGGTCTTGCCTTCACCGGTCTTCATTTCGGCGATGTTGCCCCAGTGCAGGGCGGCGCCGCCCATAAGCTGCACGTCGAAGTGACGCTGGCCGAGGGTGCGCTTGGACACCTCGCGTACGGTGGCGAAGGCCTCCGGCATCAGCTTGTCCAAGCTTTCGCCGTTGTCGATGCGCTGCTTGAACTTGGCGGTCTGGCCTTTGAGATCCTCATCGCTGAGTGCAGCGATCTCGTCCTCCAGCGCGTTCACGGCCTTGGCCACGCCCTCGAGCTTCTTGATCTGGCGGCCTTCGCCCATACGCAGGGCTTTGTCGACGATATCTACCACGTTTTGCTCCTATTAGTTGTTTACCGTAAACGAGCATAACCCAACTTGGTGCAAGTCAGGCACAAACTTCGTCCATACTACGCGAACACGCCGATTTTCACGCATATTGTCTCGCGCGTTTCGCCGAGCCCCTCCCCGTTCGTCCCTTCCGAAGGCCCGCGGCGAGACATGACGAGGGGTCCGCGCGGACGAACCCGCGCGGACCCCTCGCCTTCATCTTCGGCTCATGCCGGCCGGCGATCGCGTCTCATGCCGTTTCCGGGCACTACTGCACGTTCTCCGGGGTGTCGATCTCGAACACGCCGTAGCTCCAGCCGTGGCGGTGGTAGACGACGGACGGGCGACCGGTCTCCTTGTTGACGAACAGGAAGAAGTCATGCCCGATGAGCTCCATCTCGTACAGGGCCTCGTCGATGCTCATCGGCTCGGCGATGTGCAGCTTGCGGCGGATGACGATCGGGGTGTCCCCGACCTGCACCTCCACCGACTCGCCCGGACCCAGATCGGAGGCGACGGCGGCGGCGGGGCTGTTGTTCGGCTCCTCCTCGGCCGACTCCTCGACGGGGGGCTCGACCACGCCCAGATCGATCGGCGCCGGGTTGGCGTAGCCACGGCGGTGATCCTTGCGGCGGTCGCGCGTGCGGCGCAGACGCAGCGTCAGCTTGTCAAGCGCCATATCCAGCGCGCTGAACTCATCGGTGCTCGACGCCTCGGCGCGCACCACGGTGCGCCCCGCGATGACGGTGATTTCCACTCGCTTGGCGGTATCAGCCTGGCGAGGATTGCCCTCGTGCGTCAGCACGATCTGCGCGCGCTGGGCGTCCGGGGCGATAGCGGTCACACGATTCATCTTGCTTTCGACGACATCACGGAACCTTTGCTTGATCTGCGTGTGGCGTCCGGTAACGACGATTTCCATGTGGACCTCCCTAGACTCAAGCGGTGCTACCCGCTATTTGCGAACCGAACGGCGACTTCGCCGTCGGTAAGTTTTATTGTAGCCGAACGAACGGTGAACGTCAGGGAACTCGCCCGAAGAAAAATGTTTCTTTTCCGCATATCGGCCGAAACATGGCCGTACATACACTGGGATGTGGCGCCCAGACCAACCCGAAACCAACCCATAGGGCCGATCGGCGCGCGGCGGCGCACCACGCCATATGCCCGGTGCATGGCGGGCCATAGGGAACTCGTATACGGAGCGCCTCCACGGGGGCACCCGACATGGAAACATGGAAAGGTATGTGAGACCCCTTATACCCCGGGTTCTGTCACGCCGCTTGCGCGGCGCGGATGGCCATCCATCTCGACCTGACGTCGCCGCCAGGCTCTAGCAGCCTACCCGAAGGCTTTGGGCGAGCAGCCCTCCAGCGCCTTCTGCTTGGCCTTGCTCCCGATGAGGCTTGCCATGCGGCCTGCTGTTACCAGAGGCCCGGTGGTCTCTTACACCGCCGTTTCACCCTTACCCGTCGAGGACGGGCGGTCTGTTCTCTGCTGCGCTATCTCTCAGGTCACCCTGGGCGGACGTTATCCGCCATCGTGCTCTGCGGAGCCCGGAAGTTCCTCAATCCCGTCGAATGAACGATCGCGATCGCGGCCATCAAGGGGTCTCGAACGCACCATTATACATATCGCCTGGATTTCCCGGCAACGCCAGCGATTGCCGCAAGACTTGGCGCCTCTTCACGCGAACAATTCGCGCGAGATCCGCTGCAGCGTCTCGGGGCTGTGCCCTTTGCGCCCGCCCGCCGACCAGAAACGCTGCCTGCGCTTGTCCGGATCCATGCCCTGCGTCTTGCGCGCGTACTGGCGTCCGAGCTCCCAGGCGGCCTCCTCGAACACACCGTCCTCCTCGGCCTGCGACACCACCTGCTGGGCCAACCGGCGGTCCACGCCCTTGCGGGTCAGTTCCGTCACCGTGGCGCGGGCACCGAGCAGCCTGCCGGCGCAGTACCGCACGGAGGACCGCGCATAGGAGTCGTCGTCCAGCAGCTGCACGCGGGTCAGGCGTTCAATGACGTCATCGGCCACATCCGCGTCATATCCCTTGGCGACCAGACGCTCCCG encodes the following:
- the secA gene encoding preprotein translocase subunit SecA, producing the protein MVDIVDKALRMGEGRQIKKLEGVAKAVNALEDEIAALSDEDLKGQTAKFKQRIDNGESLDKLMPEAFATVREVSKRTLGQRHFDVQLMGGAALHWGNIAEMKTGEGKTLVATLPSYLNALEGKGVHVVTVNDYLASYQSELMGRIYRFLGLNVGCIITDQKPPERRKQYNADITYGTNNEFGFDYLRDNMAWEKSDLVQRGHRFAIVDEVDSILIDEARTPLIISGPAEGDVTRWYRQFARLVPKLIRDEDYEVDEKKKVVGILDPGITKVEDFLGIDNLYEPNNTALIGYLNNAIKAKELFLRDRDYVVTNGEVLIVDEHTGRILPGRRYNEGLHQAIEAKEGVEVKAENQTFATITLQNYFRMYDKLAGMTGTAETEAAEFMGTYKLGVLPIPTNKPMIRQDNDDLIFRTKKEKLAAIVKDVAKRYHKGQPVLLGTASVESSEVVSSLLDVAKIPHQVLNAKQHEQEAAVVAVAGRKGAVTVATNMAGRGTDIMLGGNVEFLADAKLKADGYSPEDTPDEYEKRWPGTLAEIKEQVKDEHEEVVNLGGLYVLGTERHESRRIDNQLRGRSGRQGDPGESRFYLSLEDDLMRLFNTQLVARVMAKGMPEGEPIEAKSVSKGVRTAQKAVESRNFEIRKNVLKYDDVMNKQRTVIYAERQAVLKGEDIHEDIERFIADTVESYIKGANNGSEKPKDWDWDGLFKALKTVFPISFDMEAAKDAAGKEKGEKAVEAVRDVIVETIKAEYAKFETKVGSEGLRQLERRVVLAVLDRKWREHLYEMDYLKDGIGLRGMGQRDPLVEYQREGYQMYNSMIEAIKEESVQLLFHVDVEQVARTEEAAEESVDAAAVAAGPDENGETEAEAAEGEVEDEQSKQAIAESAAASEAGESTLPVTGPAPISHAEGKVPTSKRPKSEELRTPWSDGRTFPGTGKNAPCPCGSGRKYKMCHGQNEQ
- the hpf gene encoding ribosome hibernation-promoting factor, HPF/YfiA family yields the protein MEIVVTGRHTQIKQRFRDVVESKMNRVTAIAPDAQRAQIVLTHEGNPRQADTAKRVEITVIAGRTVVRAEASSTDEFSALDMALDKLTLRLRRTRDRRKDHRRGYANPAPIDLGVVEPPVEESAEEEPNNSPAAAVASDLGPGESVEVQVGDTPIVIRRKLHIAEPMSIDEALYEMELIGHDFFLFVNKETGRPSVVYHRHGWSYGVFEIDTPENVQ